Below is a genomic region from Treponema sp. OMZ 798.
TTGGACCCGCAGGGACTAATCGGCTTTTTATTTTATATTATAAAAAATTAAGCTTCCGTCCAAGTTTTTCCGGCGTATTTCGGTTTCCGCTTTTGGTCTTCCGTCATGTCGAGGCCGAGGGTTCCGCCCGGGTTCATTATGTTGTTCGGGTCGAAGTGTTTTTTTAAGGCCTTAAAGATTTCAAAATTGGTCTTGCCTATGGACTCTTCAACCCAGGCTGCCGTCATCTTGCCGACACCGTGATGGTGGCTCATGGCAGCCCCTGCCTTCATTATATTGTCGAAGATGCCGTACTGGTATTCTACATATTCTTCCTTATTTTTAAAAAGGCCTATAAAGATAAAGTAGAGGTTGGCTCCTTGAGGATAGGCATGGGAAAGATGGGTCATGCAGACCGTGTGAGGGCGGGATTTTGCAAATTTTCTTACCTCTTCGTGAACCCTCGGCATCATATCCCAGGTTACGCTGCATTCCATTGTGTCGATTATTACGCCGTAATCCTGTAAGGATTCCCTTAAATAGGGATCGGTAAAGCGGCCGTGCTCCCAGCCGTCTACAGGCTTACCGGTTAAAAAAAGTCCGCCGTTTTGTTTACATATCCGTTTTACCTTTTTGTAAAGCTGCTTTGAAAATTCTTTAGCTCCTTCGCTCCAACCTAAAAAGAGGCAGCGCTTCATCGGTTTGTACCCCATGAGGTTCATTGCTGTTTCGGCTATGGTGCCCTCTACTCCGTAAAGCTTTAAAACCATGTCGGTTTCTTCCGCATCCGAAAGCCTAAACACCGAAGGAAAGCCCGATTCGTTTTGCATAATTTCGCGGCAGGCCCTCATTCCGTCTTCCCAAGTTTTAAATATAAAGCTGAACTTTTTGCGGGTTTCAGGCCTATATCTAAAAAACCGCAAGGTTACATTTGTAAGAATTCCAAAAGAGCCTTCGCTTCCCATCATAAGCTCATCGATATCGGGGCCGACGGCATGGGCGGGAAGTCCGTAGCTTT
It encodes:
- a CDS encoding FAD-binding oxidoreductase, whose protein sequence is MGKRYEYKDFKPVWEQVPPPKGSFREAAKWGSPDEFKEPNERLYKYMKTVFGIGDEVFKQKRFEGLETLPKSLPVNLEQKHIEALKEIFGEADVSTAVKDRVSVAYGKTMYDAYRLREGILENIADVVVYPSDHEQIVKLVKYANEHKIPLYVYGGGSSVTRGVEAVKGGVSLDMRKNFNKVLAFNEVDQTITVQAGMSGPQLEAHLNNAQKEFNARMAYTCGHFPQSFEYSSVGGWVVTRGAGQNSTYYGNIKDIVFQQTYVTPAGIVKSYGLPAHAVGPDIDELMMGSEGSFGILTNVTLRFFRYRPETRKKFSFIFKTWEDGMRACREIMQNESGFPSVFRLSDAEETDMVLKLYGVEGTIAETAMNLMGYKPMKRCLFLGWSEGAKEFSKQLYKKVKRICKQNGGLFLTGKPVDGWEHGRFTDPYLRESLQDYGVIIDTMECSVTWDMMPRVHEEVRKFAKSRPHTVCMTHLSHAYPQGANLYFIFIGLFKNKEEYVEYQYGIFDNIMKAGAAMSHHHGVGKMTAAWVEESIGKTNFEIFKALKKHFDPNNIMNPGGTLGLDMTEDQKRKPKYAGKTWTEA